One part of the Candidatus Mancarchaeum acidiphilum genome encodes these proteins:
- the gatE gene encoding Glu-tRNA(Gln) amidotransferase subunit GatE, with product MDEDYYKSIGFMCGLEIHQRLNTKEKLFCSCTSKPIDDDEKPEASITRYQRAVAGELGKIDAAAKIEEGKKKAYHYNVFKDNTCLVDIDEEPPHQMNGEALGIALSLAAAFKMHIFKELEPMRKEVVDGSNTSAFQRTTIVGLDGRIKVNGHDVLIPSMMLEEESAGIVSNGDDEAVFNTDRLGIPLVEIDTDPYIRSPAEAKDVASYIGMLLRITGKVQRGIGTIRQDVNVSIKGGARVEIKGFQDLGSMDRYIENEIERQRSLILVKGELAKIDWKPEFGNFEDLTDLFVGTSSRLIKASLEKNGSVIAVNVKGFKGYLGKEINPDRRLGSEVSDYAKLAGVKGLIHADEDLKSKYGLSDSEISAIRGRLNIKDDDSFIMVTAPKAKAEKALDYALGRIAYFAKGVPPETRSVYDDKLYTTRFMRPIAGGSRMYPETDAKPILVTEEMIKQAEESKPNLENAINELEDAIKDEALVKNLLLSPRYPLYKEISSSIDVDKKIIADILMQKFTEMKREGIDVDSMSDGTLKSIFEIYKEGKLTKRGIVQMVRAAAEESPSADKGDLYRIAEERKLRKLSKDELLGIVKEFKEKGSKNVLASIMKDHNIDVEAEELRDLLNNSKV from the coding sequence ATGGATGAAGATTATTACAAGTCTATAGGATTCATGTGCGGCCTTGAGATACACCAGAGGCTCAACACAAAAGAGAAGCTTTTCTGCTCGTGCACCTCGAAGCCTATCGATGATGATGAAAAGCCGGAGGCGAGCATCACAAGGTACCAGCGCGCGGTCGCGGGAGAGTTGGGAAAGATAGACGCGGCAGCAAAGATAGAGGAAGGGAAGAAGAAAGCATACCATTACAACGTATTCAAGGACAATACCTGCCTTGTCGACATAGATGAAGAGCCGCCGCACCAGATGAACGGCGAGGCATTGGGAATTGCATTGTCATTGGCGGCCGCATTTAAAATGCATATATTCAAGGAGCTGGAGCCGATGAGGAAGGAGGTTGTTGATGGAAGCAACACGAGCGCATTCCAGAGGACCACGATTGTGGGATTGGATGGCAGGATAAAGGTCAACGGCCATGATGTGCTCATACCTTCGATGATGCTTGAGGAGGAATCCGCAGGAATTGTCTCAAATGGGGATGACGAGGCTGTGTTCAACACGGACAGGCTTGGCATACCTTTGGTGGAGATAGATACGGACCCTTATATAAGGAGCCCCGCGGAGGCAAAGGATGTGGCCTCATACATTGGGATGCTGCTCAGGATAACAGGAAAGGTCCAAAGGGGCATAGGCACTATAAGGCAGGATGTAAACGTCTCTATAAAAGGAGGGGCAAGGGTTGAGATAAAGGGATTCCAGGATCTCGGAAGCATGGACAGGTACATAGAGAACGAGATAGAGAGGCAGAGGAGCCTTATATTGGTAAAGGGGGAGCTTGCAAAAATCGACTGGAAGCCTGAATTCGGCAATTTCGAGGATTTGACAGACTTATTCGTGGGCACAAGCTCGCGCTTGATAAAAGCGTCTCTTGAAAAGAACGGATCGGTAATCGCGGTGAACGTGAAAGGATTCAAAGGTTACTTGGGCAAGGAGATCAATCCCGACAGAAGGCTCGGAAGCGAGGTGAGCGACTACGCAAAGCTTGCAGGCGTGAAAGGATTGATACATGCGGATGAGGATTTAAAATCGAAATATGGATTATCGGATTCCGAGATATCGGCAATCAGGGGCAGGCTCAACATTAAAGATGATGATTCGTTCATAATGGTAACAGCGCCCAAGGCGAAAGCGGAAAAGGCATTGGATTATGCGCTTGGGAGGATAGCATATTTCGCGAAAGGCGTTCCTCCTGAAACAAGGTCCGTATACGATGACAAGCTTTATACGACAAGATTCATGAGGCCAATAGCGGGAGGCTCAAGGATGTACCCCGAAACAGATGCAAAGCCAATACTTGTTACCGAAGAGATGATAAAGCAGGCGGAAGAATCGAAGCCCAATCTCGAAAACGCGATAAATGAGCTGGAGGATGCGATAAAAGACGAAGCATTGGTCAAAAATCTCCTGCTTTCGCCAAGATATCCGCTATACAAGGAGATATCGTCATCCATTGACGTAGACAAAAAGATAATAGCCGACATCCTCATGCAAAAATTCACTGAGATGAAAAGAGAAGGCATTGACGTGGACAGCATGAGCGATGGCACCCTGAAGTCGATATTCGAGATATACAAGGAGGGTAAGCTGACAAAGAGGGGGATTGTGCAGATGGTCAGGGCGGCAGCCGAAGAATCCCCTTCCGCGGACAAAGGCGATCTTTACAGGATCGCTGAGGAAAGGAAGCTGAGGAAGCTCAGCAAAGATGAGCTTCTTGGGATAGTGAAGGAATTCAAGGAGAAGGGAAGCAAAAATGTGCTCGCGTCGATAATGAAAGACCATAATATTGATGTGGAGGCAGAAGAACTGCGGGACCTGCTAAATAATAGCAAGGTTTAA
- the gatD gene encoding Glu-tRNA(Gln) amidotransferase subunit GatD: MYNGLVKELLDKNGLKIGDFALIEFGNSKEVVKILPNSEFTEKGILVVKLESGYNFGISVDEIDSIEKAEHKEKSDDPSESELQSIELNKDLPQVSIIYTGGTIGSKLDYRTGGVHMLLKPEELIANVPELSNIAMLHPVHLFSIASEDMTYLEWQRIASTVAEEIKGGSRGVVITIGTDTMHYVSSALSFMLKGLNAPVVFTGSQRSSDRGSSDSFMNLICSVRIAAESDIAEVGICMHKDSSDDYCQLIRGTKARKMNTSRRDAFRPINDLPIAHLGIKGEIHYDSDYNKVKSSAEGITIMDKFSDKVALLKVYPNSDPDIINYYKNKGYKGIIIEGTGLGHTSVSGRPEKSYLNNIKEAIDSGMIIGMTSQCLYGRVNSKVYTNLRLLSNAGVVYCEDMTPETAYIKLGWLLGNYNRDEARQLLNKNIAGEIRDRTLYDEFLI; this comes from the coding sequence ATGTACAATGGCTTGGTAAAGGAGCTTCTTGATAAAAATGGCTTAAAGATAGGAGACTTTGCTCTAATTGAATTTGGCAATTCAAAGGAGGTGGTAAAGATACTGCCGAATTCCGAATTCACGGAGAAAGGGATATTGGTAGTCAAGCTTGAAAGCGGATACAACTTCGGAATATCTGTCGATGAGATAGATAGTATAGAGAAGGCGGAGCACAAGGAGAAATCTGATGATCCTTCTGAATCGGAATTGCAGAGTATTGAATTGAACAAAGATCTACCCCAAGTATCTATAATATATACTGGGGGCACCATAGGGAGCAAGCTCGATTACAGGACTGGGGGGGTGCATATGCTTCTGAAGCCGGAGGAGCTTATAGCCAACGTCCCCGAGCTATCTAATATAGCAATGCTACATCCGGTGCACCTCTTCAGCATAGCAAGCGAGGACATGACATACCTTGAATGGCAGCGGATAGCAAGCACTGTTGCAGAAGAGATAAAGGGCGGAAGCAGAGGAGTTGTCATAACAATAGGAACGGACACGATGCATTATGTCTCATCTGCCTTAAGCTTTATGCTCAAAGGCCTCAATGCACCTGTTGTATTTACCGGATCGCAAAGAAGCAGCGACAGGGGGTCCAGCGACTCATTCATGAACCTCATATGCTCGGTGCGCATAGCAGCTGAATCGGACATAGCGGAGGTGGGCATCTGCATGCACAAGGACAGCTCCGATGACTACTGCCAATTGATAAGAGGAACGAAGGCAAGGAAGATGAACACGAGCAGGAGGGATGCATTCAGGCCAATAAACGACCTGCCTATAGCGCATCTTGGCATAAAAGGGGAGATACATTACGACAGCGATTACAACAAAGTCAAAAGTTCGGCCGAAGGGATAACCATTATGGACAAGTTCTCAGATAAGGTAGCGCTGCTTAAGGTATACCCTAATTCCGATCCTGACATAATAAATTATTACAAAAATAAAGGCTACAAAGGGATAATAATAGAGGGCACAGGGCTCGGACATACTTCGGTATCGGGAAGGCCTGAAAAATCATATTTGAATAACATAAAGGAAGCGATTGATTCCGGCATGATAATAGGGATGACCTCGCAATGCCTATATGGAAGGGTAAACTCCAAGGTTTACACAAACCTGAGGCTCCTCAGCAATGCCGGAGTCGTATACTGCGAGGACATGACACCGGAAACCGCATACATAAAGCTTGGATGGCTGCTGGGAAATTACAATAGGGATGAAGCAAGGCAGCTGCTTAACAAGAACATAGCCGGAGAGATAAGGGACAGGACCCTTTACGATGAATTTCTCATATAG